Proteins encoded together in one Larus michahellis chromosome 4, bLarMic1.1, whole genome shotgun sequence window:
- the TMEM231 gene encoding transmembrane protein 231, producing MARAGGERSQRREGPECGRAGARAGRPGLSLSRSLSQQQQPRLGRRDFRLARYPSNHPKRSASGRGSKGRGGSSRPRRQLPEAFPGRSKPHRGALLRRLRPAALPGRSPASPQPAVPDCGRARSLAGAPVLPSSDRLGVPSVRRSAVAGVRARAMAAVELFSHPALLTRYRAGLCSAAALALLLITGLTYVPPLLVAYRSHGFWLKQSSYREQPTVRFRYEVLFVATTGPSPGSFLAWSTFPAFNRLQEDRLRVPLLSAREEDKNQDGKMDQLHFKLELPLQPTEHVVGVHLILLFSYQLYRMSTLVMQSMAFLQFFSPVPGSQLYMNGDLKLNQRQLLNHCGLDTRYNVSVVNGTSPFASDYDLMNIIAAYRERNVTTVFSDPNPVWMTGRVTDTPFIINATIRYPVEVILYQPGFWEMIKFAWIQYVSILLIFLWVFGRIKMFVFQNQVLTTTPVSPVLPVSPVLSYKLHQS from the exons ATGGCGcgggccggcggggagcggagccagcGGCGGGAGGGCCCCGAATGCGGGCGGGCAGGGGCTCGTGCTGGGCGGCCGGGCCTGTCGCTGTCACGATCCCTGTCACAACAACAACAGCCACGGCTCGGCAGGCGGGACTTCCGGCTCGCCCGTTACCCTAGCAACCACCCGAAACGCAGCGCTTCCGGCCGGGGCAGCAAGGGGCGGGGTGGGAGCAGCCGGCCGCGGCGGCAGCTGCCCGAGGCGTTCCCGGGGCGCTCGAAGCCGCATCGCGGGGCCCTTCTCCGTCGGCTCCGTCCCGCTGCCCTTCCCGGCCGCTCTCCCGCCTCGCCGCAGCCGGCGGTCCCGGATTGCGGCCGTGCACGCTCATTGGCTGGCGCGCCCGTCCTCCCCTCGTCTGATAGGCTCGGCGTCCCGTCAGTCCGGCGCTCCGCCGTTGCCGGGGTGAGGGCGCGGGCGATGGCCGCCGTGGAGCTGTTCTCCCACCCCGCGCTCCTCACGCGCTACCGGGCCGGGCTCTGCTCCGCCGCCGCCCTGGCCCTGTTGCTCATCACGGGGCTCACCTACGTGCCGCCGCTCCTAGTGGCCTACCGGAGCCACG GTTTCTGGCTGAAGCAGAGCTCGTACCGGGAGCAGCCCACCGTGCGGTTCCGGTACGAGGTGCTCTTCGTGGCCACCACCGGCCCCAGCCCGGGCAGCTTCTTGGCGTGGAGCACGTTCCCGGCGTTCAACCGGCTTCAGGAGGACCGGCTGCGAGTCCCGCTCCTGTCG GCTAGAGAAGAAGACAAAAATCAAGATGGCAAAATGGATCAGTTGCATTTTAAATTGGAACTTCCGCTACAACCTACAGAGCATGTAGTTGGTGTTCATCTGATTCTACTCTTTTCCTACCAGCTTTAT AGAATGTCAACACTTGTGATGCAGAGCAtggcttttcttcagtttttttctccTGTGCCAGGGTCTCAGCTCTACATGAATGGAGACCTGAAATTGAACCAGCGGCAGTTACTTAACCATTGTGGACTGGATACCAGATACAAC GTGTCTGTGGTCAATGGCACAAGTCCTTTTGCGAGTGACTATGACCTAATGAACATCATTGCAGCATATCGGGAAAGAAATG TGACAACCGTCTTTTCAGATCCCAACCCTGTTTGGATGACTGGAAGAGTGACAGATACACCATTTATCATTAACGCCACTATTCGTTACCCAGTGGAAGTTATCTTATATC AGCCAGGATTTTGGGAAATGATTAAATTTGCCTGGATCCAGTATGTCAGCATTCTCCTTATCTTTCTTTGGGTGTTTGGTAGgattaaaatgtttgtgttccAGAATCAGGTGTTGACTACAACTCCAGTATCACCAGTTCTGCCAGTGTCTCCAGTATTGTCCTACAAACTGCACCAGTCCTGA
- the GABARAPL2 gene encoding gamma-aminobutyric acid receptor-associated protein-like 2 encodes MKWMFKEDHALEHRCVESAKIRAKYPDRVPVIVEKVSGSQIVDIDKRKYLVPSDITVAQFMWIIRKRIQLPSEKAIFLFVDKTVPQSSLTMGQLYEKEKDEDGFLYVAYSGENTFGF; translated from the exons ATGAAGTGGATGTTCAAGGAGGACCATGCGCTGG AGCACAGATGTGTCGAGTCGGCAAAAATCCGAGCCAAATACCCTGACCGTGTCCCG GTCATAGTGGAGAAAGTCTCAGGATCTCAGATTGTTGATATTGACAAGAGGAAGTACTTAGTTCCATCGGACATCACTGTGGCCCAGTTCATGTGGATCATCAGGAAGAGGATTCAACTGCCATCTGAGAAAGCAATATTCCTCTTTGTAGACAAGACTGTCCCACAATCCAG CTTAACTATGGGACAACTTTatgagaaggaaaaggatgaGGATGGATTCTTGTACGTTGCCTACAGTGGAGAGAACACATTTGGTTTCTGA